The DNA region ATTAATACATTCAGAATAATTATATGTTAAATATTTGTTGAAATTTGATGAACGTAAGATTAAACAAATAAATAGAATGCGTGATTATCAATACTCATCTTCAGGCGACTCCATGCGTCATACCTACAATACAAAAATAACCGGGGCGATCAGCGGTCATTTTCTGATCGATCTGTATACGCCGATCCTGCCGGTGATCCTCCCTCTTCTCATTGTCAATCTGGGGCTCTCGTATTTTCTTGCAGGGCTTGTCGTTACCGTATTCAATGTGGTCTCGTCCGTGACCCAGCCGTTTATCGGGCTTTACGGAGACCGGACTGGTAAATGGGTGAGCGTGCCGTTCTGTGTTCTGATCGGCAGCGTAGGAATATCACTCTCGGTTCTGGCGAACAATTACCTGATCGTTCTGTTCCTTGTCGGAGGAGCGGCCGTCGGTCATGCCCTCTTCCATCCTTCCGCGATGGCCCTCGTCCATAAACTGAGTCCGCCTGCCAAAAAGGGATTGTACAACTCGATTTTTACCACAAGCGGCAGCATCAGTTATTCGCTCGGCCCGATGATCGCCGGTTTTTTCATCACGTTCGGCGGTCTGCCGTCGGTCGCCTGGATGATGGTTCCGGGGATCGTCGGGGCTGCCTGGATCTATCGAAACGACCGCCGCACCGGAACGGTTGAGCCGATCAAAAAAGAGCCGGTCGAAAAGAAACAGGTCCACGGGAAGTACTGGTGGATCCCGGCCGGTCTGGTTGTGACGGTGTGTGCTCTGCGGGCCTGGGCGTATGTTGGGGTCATTACGTATCTGCCGACCCTGCTCCTTTTATGGAATCAGGGGATCGACACGTTCACGGTCTCGGTCATCATCACGGCCATGCTCTTTACCGGCGTGTTCGGGCAGGTGGCCGGCGGCTATCTTTCCGACCGTTTTGGACGGAAAAAAGTCCTGGTGCTTGGATTCCTCTGTGCGATCCCGTGTTTCTGTCTGATATTCCTCACGACCGGATGGACGATGTATGCCGGGATCATGCTGTATGCATTCTTTGCGAGCTTCTGTTATGTGGCTTCGGTGACGATGACTCAGGATCTTCTGCCGGGCAGCGTCGGGTTTGCGTCTGGCCTCACGCTCGGTCTTTCGATGGGTATCGGCGGAGTTGGAGCGGCCCTGATCGGGTGGGTAGCGGATGTCATGGGTTCCCTGCCGGACGCGATGTTTCTGCTGATTATTCCAACGATCCTCTGTCCGATTCTCGCGCTGTTTATCAAATACTCGGATAAGCCCGCTGCGGTCGCCGAAGAGTGAGGCGGCGTCTCACTGACTGCTGAATCTCCGGCAAAAATCCGAGAATAATTTTATCTTCAAACACAGCTATACAGAAAATAATGGCATTTGATTTTGTAGATTACGATGACGATTCCATCCGATTTGCAGATAAGACCGACAAAAAGAAATCCGGCGAACATTTCCCGAAAAAGGCTGATATCAAAGCGATGAAAACCAAGAATAAACGCAGGTAATTTTTTTTCAAAAATCTATTTTCTCATTTCCGTATCCGGAACGAATTGAAACCAAAATTTGACCGTTGGCAAATATACATCTCCCACATCTCATTACTTATTTCTGATTTAGGGGGTGCGGGAGGGGACAGCTGAGGGGAGCGAAAGCGACGAGAGCCTTGAGCAAACCGATGGTTTGTGACCCGGCGCGGAGGCGGATCGACGGCACCCCAAATCAAATAAAAAATATTGAATGTTGGGATATAGTCTGAAAAGTACGTGGTTCACGAACCAAGTCGTCTTTTCTATTCAAATAGGATTTACGCGGTGTTAATGACAATCCAATTCGGGAAGGAGGTTGTTGGGTGTGGAAACCTGAGATAAAACCAACCGCGAATCGGCGCGAATCCTGCCCTTCGGGCGAGGCGAATCGGATTTGCTTTTCCTCACTCTCGCTCGTCGTATCCCTCGCAAATCAAAGATTTGCTCGGCTAAGACACGACGGCTCGTCCCTTCATCGGGACCGTTCGGGCAAATCCTGTCGGCGCCCCAGCGCCTCCTATATGGAAGAGATTCATTGACCAGGTCTCAATATGAAAAATATCCTCTTTACTGACAGTCACGATATAAAATCAAGAGGCAAATCAATCATGGGAGCCGCTGGGGCGGCGACAGGATTTGCCCGAACGGTCCCGATGAAGGGATGAGCAAGACAGCGAAGCTGGATTGCGAAAGTGAGGATAAGCAAATCCGATTCTTCTCGCCCGAAGGGCGGATTCGCGCCGATTCGCGGTTGGTTTTTCTCTTGTGTCAAAACGAATGTCGTACACGAAATCGAAGTACATCTCATAAGAACTTCAGTTTTTTCCGGTAGGATCTCACCGCGTAAGTCTTATTCAACATCTTTTTTCTCCGTTTCGTATCCGGAACTCATTATACTGCTGCTGACTACTCCGACGGGTAGATTCGTCTCATCACCTTCTTGATCGCATACACGACGCCGGTCGTGGCAAATGCCGCCAGCAGGATCACCGCCCAGGTATCTGCCGTAAGGGGCGTTGTTCCGATCGTCTGCTGCATAAACGGAACATAGATCACCATGATCTGCAGGAGCAGGGATAAACTTACAGCGCCGACCAGGACCTTATTTTCCCGTATCAGCGTTGTGAGGCCGAACCCGTTTTCTTTGCGGATGTTGAGGACATGGAGTAGCTGGGCAAGAACCAT from Methanocorpusculum labreanum Z includes:
- a CDS encoding MFS transporter; its protein translation is MRDYQYSSSGDSMRHTYNTKITGAISGHFLIDLYTPILPVILPLLIVNLGLSYFLAGLVVTVFNVVSSVTQPFIGLYGDRTGKWVSVPFCVLIGSVGISLSVLANNYLIVLFLVGGAAVGHALFHPSAMALVHKLSPPAKKGLYNSIFTTSGSISYSLGPMIAGFFITFGGLPSVAWMMVPGIVGAAWIYRNDRRTGTVEPIKKEPVEKKQVHGKYWWIPAGLVVTVCALRAWAYVGVITYLPTLLLLWNQGIDTFTVSVIITAMLFTGVFGQVAGGYLSDRFGRKKVLVLGFLCAIPCFCLIFLTTGWTMYAGIMLYAFFASFCYVASVTMTQDLLPGSVGFASGLTLGLSMGIGGVGAALIGWVADVMGSLPDAMFLLIIPTILCPILALFIKYSDKPAAVAEE